One segment of Erigeron canadensis isolate Cc75 chromosome 2, C_canadensis_v1, whole genome shotgun sequence DNA contains the following:
- the LOC122588691 gene encoding nucleolar protein 56-like, giving the protein MALYLLYESASGYALFLAHGIDEIGQNTEAVRNSITDLNRFGKVVKLDAFTPFESALDALNQCNAVSEGQMTDELRNFLELNLPKVKEGKKPKFSLGVAESKVGSHIYEETKIPCQSNEFISEIIRGIRFHFDKFIENLKPGDLEKAQLGLAHHYSRAKVKFNVNRVDNMVIQAIFLLDTLDKDVNSFSMRVREWYSWHFPELVKIVNDNYLYAKLAKFIDDKSQLSEDKLEGLIDILGDEDKAKEVIEAAKASMGQDLSPVDLINVKMFAQRVMDLAEYRKKLFDYLVSKMSDIAPNLAALIGEVVGARLISHAGSLTNLAKCPSSTLQILGAEKALFRALKTKGNTPKYGLIFHSSFIGRASAKNKGRMARYLANKCSIASRIDCFSESSTTSFGDKLREQVEERLDFYDKGVAPRKNIDVMKSAMEEVANKEMDVDKTSEKKNKKKKSKDNDEKADDKENDVANGDAAEPKSGKKKKKRALEEESEPTTNGKENGTTNGVNAENGTEKKKKKKSKDVEMEDVPAASEGKKKKKSKDVEMEDVPAASEGKKKKKKKSTE; this is encoded by the exons ATGGCTTTGTATCTTCTGTACGAATCTGCATCTGGGTATGCTTTGTTTTTGGCCCATGGAATCGATGAAATCGGTCAGAACACAGAGGCTGTTCGTAACTCAATCACTGACCTTAATCGCTTTGGAAAAGTTGTAAAGCTTGATGCTTTTACTCCTTTTGAATCTGCCCTTGATGCTCTTAATCAGTGCAATGCTGTCTCTGAAg GGCAAATGACTGATGAGTTGAGGAACTTTTTGGAGCTTAATCTTCCAAAGGTCAAGGAAGGTAAGAAGCCTAAGTTTAGCTTAGGGGTAGCTGAATCCAAAGTTGGGTCTCACATTTATGAAGAAACTAAGATCCCCTGCCAGTCCAATGAGTTTATTTCTGAGATCATTCGTGGTATTCGTTTCCATTTTGATAAGTTCATCGAGAATCTCAAG CCTGGTGACTTGGAGAAAGCTCAACTTGGTTTGGCCCACCACTATAGCAGGGCAAAAGTGAAGTTCAATGTTAACCGTGTTGACAATATGGTCATTCAAGCAATCTTCCTTCTTGATACTCTAGATAAGGATGTGAATTCTTTTTCCATGAGAGTTAG GGAGTGGTACTCATGGCATTTCCCAGAGCTAGTAAAGATTGTCAATGACAACTATCTTTATGCTAAACTTGCAAAGTTTATTGATGACAAGTCACAGCTGTCTGAAGATAAGTTAGAAGGCCTAATCGATATCCTTGGGGATGAAGATAAAGCAAAGGAAGTGATAGAAGCCGCCAAAGCATCTATGG GCCAGGACTTGTCACCAGTCGACTTGATTAATGTCAAGATGTTTGCACAACGTGTGATGGACCTTGCTGAATACAGGAAGAAGCTTTTTGATTATCTTGTTTCTAAAATGAGCGACATTGCACCAAATCTGGCTGCATTGATTGGCGAAGTTGTTGGTGCTCGTCTAATTTCTCATGCTGGTAGTCTCACAAATCTGGCCAAGTGCCCTTCGTCTACCCTTCAAATCCTTGGTGCTGAGAAAGCCCTGTTCAG GGCTTTGAAGACTAAAGGGAACACCCCAAAATATGGTCTCATCTTCCATTCTTCTTTCATTGGGCGTGCATCTGCAAAAAACAAAGGTCGAATGGCTCGTTACCTAGCTAACAAGTGCTCAATTGCTTCACGAATTGATTGCTTCTCAG AGAGCAGCACTACTTCTTTTGGAGACAAGCTTCGTGAACAAGTGGAGGAGCGTCTTGACTTTTATGACAAGGGTGTTGCACCCCGTAAAAACATTGACGTTATGAAGTCTGCCATGGAGGAAGTTGCTAATAAAG AAATGGATGTGGATAAAACttctgaaaagaaaaacaagaaaaagaaatcaaaagataatgaTGAAAAGGCAGATGACAAAGAGAACGATGTTGCAAATGGAGATGCCGCAGAACCTAAATctggaaagaagaaaaagaagcgAGCTCTTGAAGAGGAGTCCGAGCCCACTACAAATGGCAAAGAAAATGGGACAACAAATGGTGTGAATGCTGAGAATGGaacagaaaagaagaagaaaaagaagagcaAAGACGTTGAGATGGAAGATGTACCTGCTGCTAGCGAAggtaagaagaaaaagaagagcaAAGATGTTGAGATGGAGGATGTACCTGCTGCTAGTGAAggcaagaagaaaaagaagaaaaagtcaaccgagtga
- the LOC122589259 gene encoding probable inactive leucine-rich repeat receptor-like protein kinase At3g03770, with translation MAISTLFLVFLIFSCSFFFTNAIQSSQKQVLLQLRKQLEYPKQLDLWVNTNDDFCYLSSPQVNITCENNFVTELKIMGFSADQQPKKVLSSFNGLPNPSHTLSQNFSMDSLIATLSRLTSLKVLKLVSLGIWGPLPNKIQRLYTIEYIDLSYNYLYGSFPPTFTRLISLKSVNLDGNFLNSSFPTGVELLSSLTSLSLNENGFFGQLPDLPSLPKSLITLYLSKNSFTGQIPVKYGQLNNLQELDLSMNFLTGVIPSSLFSLPYITYLNLTSNKLTGQLTSQIQCGSKLAAVDISLNRFTGGLPSCLSNAMNNRTVKYDGNCLMIDAKNQHPSSYCVEEARGVEVDPINFKDSGKRKSPVILVVVIAGSVLVLVLLVFGFVVLFKKVCVRGVSDPKLLPKTVQDYSVTGYPSELLTSARFVSEAAKLGTEGIPVHKVFSFEELKEATKNFHRSTLIGGGSAGKIYKGKLENGTDIAIRHLRVSKKYTIRNLKLRLDLLARLRHPHLVCLLGHCIGGEGSDNGDLNMVYLVYEYVPNGNYRLLLAGNDLQSVLKWEDRLRVLTGVAKAVHFLHTGLIPGFLNNRLKANNILLNENGMAKLSDYGLSIIAEDIKQEEANAEGVESWQMKNLEDDVYSFGFILLESLVGPSGASRKDEFLMNEMASFGSEEERKKVVDPIVLASCSQESLSVIISITKKCFCGDSWARPSFEDVLWHLQYAAQVQANAQRPSEAVLFNGC, from the exons ATGGCAATTTCTACTTTGTTCCTGGTTTTCTTGATATTTTCTTGTAGTTTCTTCTTCACAAATGCAATTCAGTCTTCACAAAAACAAGTGTTGCTTCAGTTAAGAAAGCAGTTGGAATATCCAAAGCAATTAGACTTATGGGTCAACACAAATGATGATTTTTGCTACTTATCATCACCACAAGTCAACATCACTTGTGAAAACAATTTTGTTACTGAGCTGAAAATCATGGGCTTTTCAGCTGATCAACAACCAAAAAAGGTACTTTCAAGTTTTAATGGGCTTCCAAATCCTTCACACACactttctcaaaacttctcaaTGGATTCTTTGATTGCCACTTTATCAAGATTAACAAGCTTGAAAGTTCTTAAGTTGGTTTCCTTAGGAATATGGGGTCCATTACCTAACAAGATTCAAAGATTATATACAATTGAGTATATTGATTTGAGTTATAACTATTTGTATGGCTCATTTCCTCCAACTTTTACAAGGTTAATTAGTCTTAAAAGTGTAAATCTTGATGGGAATTTCTTGAATAGTAGTTTTCCTACTGGTGTTGAATTATTGTCAAGTTTGACCAGTTTAAGTCTCAATGAAAATGGTTTCTTTGGTCAATTGCCAGATTTACCCAGTTTGCCAAAAAGTTTGATCACTTTGTATCTCAGTAAAAATTCATTTACTGGTCAAATTCCAGTAAAATATGGTCAACTGAATAACCTTCAAGAGCTTGATCTTTCAATGAACTTTTTAACTGGTGTCATTCCATCTTCACTGTTCTCACTGCCATATATCACTTATTTGAATCTGACATCAAATAAGTTGACTGGTCAACTCACAAGTCAAATACAATGTGGAAGCAAGCTAGCAGCTGTCGATATTTCATTAAATCGGTTTACAGGTGGTTTACCTTCTTGTTTAAGCAATGCAATGAATAATAGAACCGTTAAGTATGATGGGAATTGCTTGATGATTGATGCTAAGAATCAGCATCCATCCAGCTACTGTGTAGAAGAAGCTAGAGGAGTTGAAGTTGATCCTATAAATTTCAAAGATTCAGGGAAAAGAAAAAGTCCAGTGATACTTGTGGTGGTGATTGCAGGGAGTGTTCTAGTTCTGGTGCTTTTGGTATTCGGATTTGTGGTTCTTTTTAAAAAGGTTTGTGTTCGAGGCGTATCTGACCCGAAACTGCTGCCCAAAACAGTGCAGGATTACTCTGTTACGGGCTACCCATCCGAGCTTTTAACAAGTGCAA GGTTTGTTTCAGAGGCTGCAAAGTTGGGTACAGAAGGTATACCAGTGCACAAAGTGTTTTCTTTTGAAGAGCTGAAGGAAGCTACTAAAAACTTTCATAGATCTACCTTAATAGGGGGAGGTTCAGCTGGCAAG ATCTACAAAGGGAAGCTAGAAAATGGAACGGACATTGCAATAAGGCATCTAAGGGTGTCCAAAAAGTATACAATCAGAAACCTTAAATTAAGGCTGGATTTACTTGCACGGCTTCGGCATCCTCACTTGGTTTGCCTATTGGGGCACTGCATTGGTGGTGAAGGGTCAGATAATGGTGACTTAAACATGGTGTACCTTGTATATGAATACGTGCCTAATGGGAATTATCGTTTACTTCTGGCTG GGAATGATCTCCAAAGTGTTCTTAAATGGGAAGATAGATTGAGAGTTTTAACTGGTGTAGCGAAGGCTGTGCATTTTCTTCACACTGGACTCATTCCTGGTTTCTTAAACAATCGATTGAAAGCAAATAACATATTGCTGAATGAAAATGGTATGGCAAAGCTGAGTGACTACGGGCTTTCTATCATAGCAGAAGATATCAAACAAGAAGAG GCAAACGCAGAAGGTGTTGAATCATG GCAAATGAAGAATTTAGAGGACGATGTCTACAGCTTTGGGTTCATTCTACTCGAGTCCCTTGTTGGGCCTTCTGGTGCATCTAGAAAAGATGAATTTCTGATGAATGAAATG GCTTCGTTTGGAAGTGAAGAGGAACGTAAGAAAGTAGTGGACCCCATTGTACTTGCTTCTTGTTCACAAGAATCGCTTTCGGTTATAATATCAATAACCAAAAAGTGTTTTTGTGGTGATTCATGGGCTCGACCATCTTTTGAAGATGTGCTTTGGCACCTGCAGTATGCTGCTCAAGTTCAGGCTAACGCACAACGGCCTTCTGAAGCTGTTTTGTTCAATGGGTGTTGA
- the LOC122588625 gene encoding cycloeucalenol cycloisomerase — protein MGSGSIKKAGNGKSRSGRWSLWLAENESKRWGEFFFLFYTPFWLTLCLGIVVPYKLYEDFKELEYLLLGLVSVVPAFLIPVFVVGKADRSLPWKDRYWVKASLWIVIFSYVGNYFWTHYFFTVLGASYTFPSWKMNNVPHTTFLLTNVCFLFYHVTSNLTLRRLQHSVAHLPVKTQWIIKSAWILALSYFIAFLETVAISNFPYYSFVDRSLMYKVGSLFYAIYFLVSFPMFLRIDEKVGDLWDLPRVAVDSLGAAMLVTIILDLWRLFLGPIVPVPDIKTCAQPGLPWFPGHTEL, from the exons ATGGGCAGTG GAAGTATTAAAAAAGCAGGAAATGGGAAAAGTAGAAGTGGCAGATGGAGTTTATGGTTAGCAGAAAATGAAAGCAAGAGATGGGgggagtttttttttcttttttacacaCCTTTTTGGCTCACTCTTTGCCTTGGTATTGTTGTCCCTTACAAGCTTTATGAG GATTTTAAGGAATTGGAATACTTGCTTCTAGGACTCGTTTCTGTGGTCCCTGCCTTTCTTATACCAGTTTTTGTAGTTGGAaag GCCGATCGTAGTCTTCCCTGGAAGGACCGGTATTGGGTGAAG GCAAGTTTATGGATAGTTATCTTTAGCTATGTTGGGAATTACTTTTGGACTCATTATTTTTTCACAGTGCTTGGTGCTTCCTACACCTTCCCCTCATGGAAAATGAATAAC GTTCCCCACACAACCTTTCTATTGACGAATGTTTGCTTCTTGTTTTACCATGTGACATCAAATCTAACACTTCGTAGACTACAACATTCTGTTGCTCATTTGCCAGTGAAAACACAATGGATTATTAAATCTGCATGGATTCTAGCTCTTTCATACTTTATTGCCTTCCTCGAGACCGTGGCTATTTCAAAT TTCCCTTATTATTCATTTGTGGACCGGAGTTTAATGTATAAAGTTGGTTCTTTGTTTTATGCCATCTACTTTCTTGTAAGCTTCCCGATGTTTTTAAG AATCGACGAGAAAGTGGGGGATCTGTGGGACTTACCAAGAGTAGCTGTTGATTCCTTGGGGGCAGCTATGCTCGTCACCATAATCCTGGACTTGTGGCGCCTTTTTTTAGGTCCCATTGTTCCTGTTCCAGACATTAAAACATGTGCTCAACCAGGCCTCCCTTGGTTCCCAGGACACACTGAACTCTAA
- the LOC122589624 gene encoding conserved oligomeric Golgi complex subunit 2, translating into MAIHQSQPISTADLFGDPIDSHPSWFNQSAFLDPGFNSESYINDLRTFVPLETLRSELQSYLSSLKHELVELINRDYAEFVNLSTNLVDVDAVVLRMRAPLIEFREKILGFRGAVESSLVSLQSGLKQRADASAGREILELLIDTSHVVSKVEKLIKELHSVPVDGSNGDLHNAEKSHLSNGVSIQHAEIGMNLRETQSMLLERIASEMNRLKFYFAHAKNLPFIENMEKRIHNASSLLDSSLGHCFVDGLTHKDENAVYNCLRAYAAVDNTRNAEEIFRLTVVTPLVKKAISYTSSGAVGGSTGDELEEDYKQLKHLIAEDCTFLLQISFTENSGLHVFSFLANSILKEVLSAIEKGKPGAFSPGRPPEFLKNYKSSLGFLAYLEGYCPSRSAVTNFRTEAVYKDFMSKWNTGVYFSLRFQEIAGSLDSALVGSGLTPIQKSDSQQGMTLKQSVALLECLRSCWREDVLVISISDRFLRLTLQLISRYVNWVSAGLSARQTRNSGSTSPLEWALSASTDDFIYIIHDLDHLAAEVCGNYVGHVFEILSSHFTEEVLDHVKQSILQGGKSLRDLVPSVIDSIIETLVEKSSEELKQLQGVVAAYRMTKKPPPVRHSHYVSGVLRHLKVFLEGERATTYLTDDTKDKLVQNAAFKITGCYHEVAAGIVNMVRKTETSLQRIRQGAQRRAGASSDVTEHNVSETDRICMQLFLDIQEYGRNLAALGIEAAKIPAYRSLWQLVAPQDRQAEI; encoded by the exons ATGGCGATCCACCAAAGCCAACCGATATCCACCGCAGACCTATTCGGAGATCCAATCGATTCCCACCCATCGTGGTTCAACCAATCAGCATTCCTAGACCCAGGTTTCAACTCCGAATCCTACATTAACGATCTTCGAACCTTCGTCCCACTCGAAACTCTAAGATCCGAACTCCAATCGTATCTCTCATCACTTAAACACGAATTAGTGGAATTAATTAACCGAGATTACGCTGAGTTCGTTAACTTAAGTACTAATCTTGTTGATGTTGATGCTGTCGTGTTGCGAATGCGTGCACCGTTGATTGAATTCCGTGAGAAGATATTAGGGTTTCGCGGAGCCGTTGAAAGTTCGTTGGTTTCGTTGCAAAGTGGTTTGAAACAACGAGCTGATGCTTCTGCCGGTAGAGAGATTTTGGAACTATTGATTGATACTTCTCATGTTGTTTCCAAG GTTGAGAAACTAATCAAAGAGTTGCACAGTGTGCCTGTTGATGGATCAAATGGAGATCTACACAACGCAGAAAAGAGCCATCTAAGTAATGGTGTCTCTATACAACATGCTGAAATTGGAATGAACCTCAGGGAAACCCAAAGCATGCTTTTGGAGAGAATCGCTAGCGAAATGAACAGGCTAAAGTTCTACTTTGCTCATGCCAAG AACCTGCCTTTTATTGAGAACATGGAAAAGAGGATACATAATGCCAGCTCATTGCTGGATTCAAGCCTGGGGCACTGTTTTGTAGATGGATTGACACACAAGGATGAAAATGCAGTGTACAACTGCTTACGTGCTTATGCTGCTGTGGACAACACCCGAAACGCTGAAGAGATATTTCGTTTAACTGTTGTGACTCCATTGGTTAAGAAAGCAATTTCTTACACTTCATCTGGAGCGGTTGGTGGGTCCACTGGGGATGAGCTTGAAGAAGACTATAAACAACTAAAGCACCTCATTGCTGAAGATTGTACATTTTTGTTGCAGATATCTTTTACAG AGAATTCAGGTTTGCATGTATTTAGCTTCCTTGCTAATTCAATCCTTAAGGAGGTTCTTTCGGCAATCGAAAAGGGAAAGCCGGGGGCTTTTTCTCCTGGAAGACCTCCCGAGTTTCTTAAAAATTACAAATCAAGTCTCGGTTTTCTGGCCTACTTAGAAG GTTACTGTCCATCCAGATCTGCAGTCACCAACTTTCGTACAGAGGCTGTATATAAAGATTTCATGAGCAAATGGAACACTGGAGTGTATTTCTCGTTGAG GTTTCAAGAAATTGCTGGTTCTTTAGATTCCGCACTTGTCGGTTCTGGCCTCACCCCAATTCAGAAGTCAGATTCTCAGCAGGGAATGACATTAAAGCAAAGTGTTGCTCTTTTAGAATGCCTAAGATCCTGCTGGAGAGAAGATGTTCTTGTCATATCTATCTCTGATAGATTTCTTCGCTTAACTTTACAACTCATATCTAG ATATGTGAACTGGGTTTCAGCTGGACTGTCTGCTCGCCAAACCCGTAACTCAGGCTCAACCTCTCCATTGGAATGGGCACTTTCTGCTTCTACGgatgattttatttat ATAATTCATGATTTAGATCATCTGGCTGCCGAGGTTTGTGGCAACTATGTTGGGCACGTGTTTGAGATTCTAAGTTCCCACTTTACTGAAGAAGTGCTTGATCATGTTAAACAAAGCATTCTGCAAGGTGGAAAATCTCTTAGAGATCTTGTCCCTTCTGTGATTGATTCCATCATTGAAACGTTAGTTGAAAAGTCCAGTGAG GAATTGAAACAACTACAAGGGGTAGTTGCTGCTTACAGAATGACTAAAAAACCACCTCCTGTTCGGCATTCACATTACGTGTCAGGGGTTTTGCGTCACTTGAAG GTTTTTCTAGAAGGTGAGCGAGCCACCACATATTTGACAGACGACACAAAAGATAAACTCGTACAAAATGCTGCATTCAAGATTACTGGTTGTTATCATGAGGTGGCAGCTGGTATTGTTAACATG GTAAGGAAAACTGAGACTTCACTTCAGCGAATACGTCAAGGAGCCCAGAGGCGAGCCGGAGCTAGCTCAGATGTCACGGAGCATAATGTTTCCGAAACAGATAGAATCTGCATGCAGTTATTTCTCGACATTCAG GAATACGGGCGTAACCTTGCAGCTCTTGGGATTGAAGCAGCCAAAATTCCTGCATATCGTTCTTTGTGGCAATTGGTCGCCCCTCAAGATAGACAAGCAGAAATTTAA